In one Rattus rattus isolate New Zealand chromosome 16, Rrattus_CSIRO_v1, whole genome shotgun sequence genomic region, the following are encoded:
- the LOC116885449 gene encoding myosin light polypeptide 6-like, with the protein MRDFTENQTAEFKEAFQLFDRTGNGKILYSQCGDVMWALGQNPTNAEVLKVLGNPKSDEMNVEVLDFEYFLPMLQTVAKSKDQGTYEDYVEGLPVFDKEGNSAVLGAEIRHVLVTLGEKMTEEEVDMLVAGHEDSNGCINYEELIRMVLNG; encoded by the coding sequence ATGCGTGACTTCACCGAGAACCAGACCGCAGAATTCAAGGAGGCTTTCCAGCTGTTTGACCGAACAGGCAATGGCAAGATCCTGTACAGCCAGTGTGGGGATGTGATGTGGGCCCTGGGCCAGAACCCTACCAACGCCGAGGTGCTCAAGGTCCTGGGGAACCCCAAGAGCGATGAGATGAATGTGGAGGTGCTGGACTTTGAGTACTTCCTGCCCATGCTGCAGACCGTGGCCAAGAGCAAGGACCAAGGAACCTATGAGGATTATGTTGAAGGCCTTCCTGTGTTTGACAAAGAAGGGAACAGCGCTGTCCTGGGTGCTGAAATCCGTCATGTCCTAGTCACACTGGGCGAGAAGATGACAGAGGAAGAAGTAGATATGCTAGTGGCAGGGCATGAGGACAGCAACGGTTGCATCAACTATGAAGAGCTCATCCGGATGGTGCTGAATGGCTGA